A window of Sphingobacterium sp. lm-10 contains these coding sequences:
- a CDS encoding DUF3820 family protein, with protein sequence MEKQENNQLNPQLLLDLANAKMPFGKYKDTYLRHLHEAYLNWFHQKGFPPGKLGVQLATLYEIKLNGLEYLLQPLIKR encoded by the coding sequence ATGGAAAAACAAGAGAATAACCAACTGAATCCGCAGTTATTACTCGATTTGGCGAACGCGAAAATGCCATTCGGTAAATACAAAGACACCTATTTGAGGCATTTACACGAAGCATATCTCAATTGGTTTCACCAGAAAGGTTTTCCTCCCGGAAAACTTGGAGTGCAGCTGGCCACCTTGTACGAAATCAAGCTCAATGGCTTAGAATATCTGTTACAGCCATTGATTAAACGTTAG
- a CDS encoding glycosyltransferase family 2 protein, whose protein sequence is MKKVLTIIVSYNFEPWLTKCLDSLLQSTYPTDIFVIDNASSDHTVARIQQDYPQVILRQSDKNLGFGRANNLGFDYAITNRYDVVFLVNQDAWVQSSCLQHLMEEDYGPNVGIVSPMHYDGTGEQLDQGFAGYIKAGQANLSSFPVPFVNAAFWLIPVPVLKQVGLFAPIFYHYGEDSDYANRIKYHGMHLIVSRRAIAYHDRQNRNNVSRAQFFQREYIYFLTEYANVNHSFFSAFAYGVVAPIKKAFLRSSSSHAGLLPYLAIAFKVLAQTAAVYHTRKRNA, encoded by the coding sequence ATGAAGAAGGTGCTCACCATCATTGTGTCCTATAATTTTGAGCCTTGGCTAACTAAGTGTTTGGATAGCCTGCTGCAATCAACGTATCCCACGGATATTTTCGTGATCGATAATGCGTCGAGTGACCATACGGTAGCACGAATTCAGCAAGATTATCCACAAGTTATCTTGCGTCAAAGCGACAAAAACCTTGGCTTTGGCCGTGCCAATAATCTAGGCTTCGATTATGCCATCACGAATAGATACGATGTCGTCTTTCTGGTTAATCAAGACGCCTGGGTACAGTCATCATGTCTGCAGCATTTAATGGAGGAAGATTACGGACCTAACGTGGGGATTGTGTCGCCTATGCATTACGACGGAACCGGTGAGCAATTGGATCAAGGCTTCGCAGGGTACATTAAGGCAGGGCAGGCCAACCTTTCTTCCTTCCCCGTCCCATTCGTGAACGCCGCATTTTGGTTGATCCCAGTACCTGTATTAAAACAAGTTGGTCTATTTGCACCCATCTTCTATCATTATGGTGAAGATAGTGATTATGCCAACCGCATTAAATACCATGGAATGCACCTAATCGTCAGTAGGCGAGCCATCGCATACCATGATCGACAAAACAGAAACAACGTTTCCAGAGCACAGTTCTTCCAAAGGGAATACATCTATTTCCTGACAGAATATGCCAATGTAAATCACTCCTTTTTCTCTGCGTTTGCCTACGGCGTGGTAGCGCCCATCAAGAAAGCTTTTTTGCGATCATCGTCTTCTCACGCAGGCTTATTGCCTTATCTGGCTATCGCATTCAAGGTATTGGCGCAAACGGCAGCCGTCTACCATACGCGAAAAAGAAACGCATAG
- a CDS encoding lipopolysaccharide biosynthesis protein: MDPISPLPEESLKKKAAKGFLWGGLSNGAQQVIAAIFGVVLLRILEPKDYGLVGILTIFSAIASALTESGFVSALSIKKDVTEADYNAVFWFCVLLGGGIYVLLYTASPYIANFYELPELGPLAQFSFLNFLISSFGVAHNAYLTRNLMVKERASATFFAVLISNVIGVVAALQGLKYWSLVLQNLTYCVIVAALFWYHSNFRPSFQINLKPIKPLLSYSSKLVITNVFFYLNNNFLTAILGKYAPVSQVGQYNSGNKWNLMGQSLILSISNTIIQPLMTEVSQSEEERRIRVFRKLLSFISFITFPLMFGLALIAPDFLLLAGGGEKWLEAADYLRVLAFGGAFAVVGNAFSNYTLSKGRSTIYMWNMITFGVLQVGLFFALKHLGVFYIIVAYAAINLLWLNTWFFITRKSLHYSYWFMWRDVYAYALTALVGFMATYFWIDVLPHAVLRLGVSMLSMGSVYLGICYLFSKDTFVEIQNFFRNKV; this comes from the coding sequence ATGGATCCAATAAGCCCCTTACCAGAAGAAAGCTTAAAAAAGAAAGCCGCTAAAGGATTTTTATGGGGCGGCCTATCCAATGGTGCGCAACAGGTTATTGCCGCCATCTTTGGTGTTGTATTGCTCCGAATACTAGAACCCAAAGATTATGGTCTGGTGGGTATTTTAACGATTTTCTCTGCGATTGCATCCGCGTTGACAGAATCTGGCTTTGTGAGTGCATTAAGCATCAAGAAAGACGTTACGGAAGCAGATTATAATGCCGTATTCTGGTTTTGTGTGCTATTAGGCGGGGGCATCTATGTCTTATTATATACCGCAAGTCCTTATATCGCCAATTTCTATGAGTTGCCGGAATTAGGGCCTTTGGCACAATTCTCCTTTTTAAATTTTCTAATTAGTAGCTTCGGCGTGGCGCATAATGCTTACTTAACTAGAAACTTAATGGTGAAAGAGCGTGCTAGTGCCACATTTTTTGCGGTTTTGATCAGTAATGTAATCGGTGTGGTAGCCGCGCTTCAAGGGCTGAAGTACTGGTCCTTGGTCTTACAAAACCTAACCTATTGTGTGATTGTGGCTGCGCTATTTTGGTATCATTCCAACTTTCGTCCTTCTTTTCAAATCAACTTAAAACCCATCAAGCCCCTGCTGTCATACAGTAGTAAATTGGTAATTACAAATGTATTTTTCTATCTAAACAATAATTTCCTGACAGCCATTTTAGGGAAATATGCACCAGTATCGCAAGTGGGGCAATATAACTCTGGGAACAAATGGAATCTCATGGGGCAAAGCTTGATTTTGAGTATTTCCAATACCATTATCCAACCATTGATGACCGAGGTGTCGCAAAGTGAAGAAGAACGCAGAATTCGCGTTTTCCGTAAACTACTTTCCTTTATCTCTTTCATCACTTTTCCGTTGATGTTTGGTTTAGCACTCATCGCGCCAGACTTCCTCCTGCTTGCTGGTGGCGGCGAGAAATGGTTAGAAGCGGCAGATTACCTTCGCGTTCTAGCTTTTGGAGGCGCATTTGCTGTAGTAGGCAATGCCTTTTCCAACTACACACTGAGCAAAGGTCGCTCTACCATCTACATGTGGAATATGATCACATTTGGGGTATTGCAAGTCGGTTTATTCTTTGCGTTGAAGCACCTGGGTGTTTTCTATATCATCGTGGCCTATGCAGCAATTAATTTGTTGTGGCTCAATACCTGGTTCTTTATTACTCGGAAGAGCCTACACTATAGTTATTGGTTTATGTGGCGCGATGTATATGCCTATGCGCTCACTGCGCTGGTTGGTTTCATGGCTACTTATTTTTGGATTGATGTACTGCCACATGCTGTTTTGAGGTTGGGCGTATCGATGCTGTCGATGGGCTCGGTTTATTTGGGGATTTGTTATCTGTTTTCCAAAGACACATTTGTAGAAATTCAGAACTTTTTTCGTAATAAGGTATGA
- a CDS encoding sodium/solute symporter (Members of the Solute:Sodium Symporter (SSS), TC 2.A.21 as described in tcdb.org, catalyze solute:Na+ symport. Known solutes for members of the family include sugars, amino acids, nucleosides, inositols, vitamins, urea or anions, depending on the system.), giving the protein MTRFSTIDYVIFLVYFVIVAGYGYWIYRRKTKSDSATKDFFLAEGSLTWWAIGASLIASNISAEQFIGMSGNGFTVGMAVAAYEWFAAIALIIVAVWFIPMYHKNGIFTMPQFLKIRYNETTALIMAIFWLFLYILVNLTSILFLGSMAINNFAGGENFEIIMTVLCVFAIIITLGGMKVIGFTDVIQVLVLLIGGLATTYVALTLVSDHFGLGSDILAGFKAMMQDSPKHFEMIADKPGPDASQEEINKYLMLPGIAMYFAGQWIVNLNYWGCNQYITQRALGADLKTARTGILFAAFLKLLMPIVVMLPGIAAYVLYKNGALQQEMAPGGEFHADNAYSAILSFLPDGMKGLSLAALTAAIVASLAGKANSIATIFTLDIYKKYLNKDASETKMVWVGKIAIVASMLLALLLTWDDVLGIGGAGGFTFIQKYTGYVSPGVLAMFLLGMFWKRTTGTAAIAGLLSGFMLSVFFNEFAPAVFGPETWLYTAFQNANGKYEIPFLICMGWAFVFAVLLMIVLSLAGPKINPKAFVIDSKMFKVEPSVLILIVIILLVVGALYVKFW; this is encoded by the coding sequence ATGACTAGATTTTCAACAATTGATTACGTAATATTCCTGGTATATTTCGTGATTGTAGCGGGGTACGGTTACTGGATTTATCGCCGTAAAACCAAAAGTGATTCTGCCACGAAGGACTTCTTTCTGGCAGAAGGTTCGCTAACCTGGTGGGCCATCGGTGCCTCACTGATCGCGTCTAATATCTCCGCAGAGCAATTCATTGGGATGAGTGGAAACGGATTTACAGTGGGTATGGCCGTGGCTGCTTACGAATGGTTTGCAGCGATCGCCTTAATTATTGTGGCTGTGTGGTTTATCCCGATGTACCATAAGAATGGGATTTTTACTATGCCGCAGTTTCTCAAGATTCGATACAATGAGACTACGGCGTTAATTATGGCTATCTTTTGGCTATTTCTCTATATTCTAGTCAACCTCACCTCTATTCTGTTTTTAGGATCTATGGCAATCAACAACTTCGCTGGTGGGGAGAATTTCGAGATCATCATGACGGTGCTTTGTGTGTTTGCGATTATTATAACCTTAGGCGGGATGAAAGTGATTGGCTTCACGGACGTCATTCAAGTTTTGGTGTTATTGATTGGTGGTTTGGCCACGACCTATGTGGCGCTAACACTAGTGAGTGACCATTTCGGTCTTGGATCTGATATACTAGCAGGCTTTAAAGCCATGATGCAGGACTCTCCAAAGCATTTCGAGATGATCGCCGATAAGCCGGGCCCTGATGCTTCGCAGGAGGAGATCAACAAGTACCTGATGTTGCCTGGTATTGCCATGTATTTTGCAGGGCAATGGATCGTGAATTTGAATTATTGGGGATGTAATCAATACATCACACAGCGTGCGCTGGGAGCAGATTTGAAAACAGCCAGAACAGGTATTCTATTCGCGGCATTTCTGAAATTACTGATGCCTATTGTGGTGATGTTGCCGGGTATTGCCGCCTATGTATTGTATAAAAATGGCGCACTACAGCAGGAGATGGCACCGGGAGGAGAGTTCCATGCAGATAATGCTTACTCCGCTATTCTAAGCTTCTTGCCTGATGGTATGAAAGGACTTTCCCTGGCAGCACTCACGGCGGCTATTGTCGCTTCCCTTGCAGGAAAAGCAAATAGTATTGCAACGATCTTTACCTTGGATATCTATAAAAAATACCTAAACAAAGATGCATCAGAGACCAAAATGGTGTGGGTTGGTAAGATTGCCATCGTGGCGTCTATGTTACTTGCTTTGTTACTAACCTGGGATGATGTATTGGGCATCGGCGGAGCAGGTGGGTTTACCTTTATTCAAAAATATACGGGATACGTTAGTCCAGGCGTATTAGCCATGTTCTTGCTGGGGATGTTTTGGAAACGAACTACGGGTACGGCAGCGATTGCGGGTCTGTTATCCGGCTTTATGCTTTCCGTATTTTTCAACGAATTTGCCCCTGCAGTATTCGGACCGGAAACCTGGTTGTACACCGCTTTTCAGAATGCGAATGGCAAATATGAAATTCCATTCTTGATTTGTATGGGTTGGGCATTTGTGTTTGCCGTATTGCTGATGATTGTTTTAAGTCTGGCAGGGCCGAAGATCAATCCGAAAGCCTTTGTTATTGACAGCAAAATGTTTAAAGTAGAGCCATCTGTATTAATCCTAATCGTGATTATACTATTGGTAGTTGGCGCATTGTATGTTAAATTCTGGTAG
- the radA gene encoding DNA repair protein RadA, giving the protein MAKTKSAYFCQSCGYESAKWLGQCPSCKEWNTFVEEVVDKGSSRVPEWRSTAAAGSPKRANKAAVIHEIVYSEEKRILTPDTEFNRVLGGGIVPGSLVLIGGEPGIGKSTLMLQLALSIPQVKTLYISGEESEQQIKMRAERLNQSSKANCFILTETSTQNIFKQIESVQPDVIVIDSIQTLHSAQIESAPGSVSQVKECTAELLRFAKESDTPVLIVGHITKDGAIAGPKVLEHMVDTVLQFEGDRHHVYRILRAVKNRFGSSSELGIYEMQGNGLREVSNPSEIMLSQRGESMSGVAIAAMLEGIRPLMIEVQALVSPSAYGTPQRSSTGFDNKRLHMLLAVLEKRFGFRLGTQDVFLNIAGGLRVEDPAIDLAVIAALISSQQDIPLPGTSAFAGEVGLSGEIRAVNRVEQRIAEAEKLGFDGIFISKYNLKGIDPKKYAIAIRPVANLDDVFRSLFG; this is encoded by the coding sequence ATGGCAAAAACGAAATCTGCTTATTTCTGTCAAAGTTGTGGCTACGAATCTGCAAAATGGCTTGGTCAATGTCCATCCTGTAAGGAGTGGAATACTTTTGTAGAAGAAGTAGTGGATAAGGGCTCTTCTCGTGTGCCAGAATGGCGAAGCACTGCCGCTGCGGGTAGCCCAAAGCGCGCCAACAAAGCCGCCGTAATTCATGAAATCGTTTACAGTGAAGAGAAACGCATACTCACACCAGACACCGAGTTTAACCGTGTGCTCGGTGGCGGAATCGTCCCGGGATCGCTGGTGTTGATTGGTGGTGAGCCGGGCATTGGCAAATCTACGCTGATGCTGCAATTGGCCTTATCCATTCCGCAGGTCAAAACCTTATACATTTCGGGAGAGGAGAGCGAACAGCAGATCAAGATGCGGGCAGAGCGTCTTAATCAAAGTAGCAAAGCCAATTGCTTTATCCTCACAGAAACATCAACCCAAAATATCTTCAAGCAGATCGAATCGGTACAGCCAGATGTGATCGTCATTGATTCTATTCAGACCTTGCATTCCGCGCAGATCGAATCGGCACCCGGCTCTGTATCTCAGGTGAAAGAATGTACGGCAGAGCTACTGCGATTTGCAAAGGAAAGCGATACGCCCGTGCTAATTGTGGGCCACATCACCAAAGATGGCGCTATCGCCGGGCCAAAAGTGTTGGAACATATGGTAGATACGGTATTGCAGTTCGAAGGCGACCGACATCATGTGTACCGTATCTTGCGCGCGGTAAAGAATCGCTTTGGTTCTTCTTCCGAATTGGGAATCTATGAGATGCAGGGCAATGGCTTACGTGAAGTATCCAACCCTTCCGAAATTATGCTTTCTCAGCGCGGCGAATCCATGAGTGGCGTCGCGATTGCAGCTATGCTAGAGGGCATCCGCCCGCTCATGATTGAAGTGCAGGCTCTGGTAAGCCCATCGGCCTATGGCACACCGCAACGGAGCTCTACCGGCTTTGACAATAAGCGCCTTCACATGCTTCTGGCGGTACTCGAAAAACGGTTCGGCTTTCGCCTGGGTACGCAGGATGTATTTTTAAATATTGCTGGCGGCTTGCGCGTGGAGGATCCTGCTATTGATTTGGCCGTCATCGCTGCGCTGATTTCCTCGCAGCAAGACATTCCACTTCCGGGCACTTCGGCCTTTGCCGGAGAAGTGGGTTTATCTGGTGAGATTCGCGCGGTAAATCGTGTGGAACAGCGCATCGCGGAAGCCGAGAAACTGGGTTTTGACGGTATTTTTATTTCGAAGTATAACTTGAAAGGCATTGACCCGAAGAAGTATGCTATCGCGATCCGGCCGGTAGCCAATCTCGACGATGTGTTTCGGTCTTTATTCGGATAA
- a CDS encoding glycosyltransferase family 2 protein — protein sequence MPDHHHTLPVISIITIVYNNVRDIGYTLSSVAEQSYPHVEYIVIDGASTDGTLGVIQNYASHIDLLVSEKDGGIYDAMNKGLALATGDYVLFLNSGDTLFDANTLHTIVAQGNDADIIYGETKLVDEGRHIVGDRRHKAPAHFDWRSFRYGMNVCHQAIYVKRNIASPYDANYQLSADIDWVIRAAKKAKTTQFVDAVVAKYLVGGMSQKRHRQSLIERYAILKKHYGTLANLFNHLIIAGRLVSYRIKHGKTRE from the coding sequence ATGCCCGACCATCATCATACACTTCCTGTCATCTCTATCATCACCATTGTGTATAATAATGTGCGGGATATTGGCTATACACTATCCTCAGTGGCCGAGCAAAGCTATCCTCATGTGGAATATATCGTAATAGACGGCGCGTCGACAGACGGAACGTTGGGGGTGATACAGAATTATGCTTCACACATTGATCTGTTGGTTTCTGAGAAAGATGGAGGTATCTACGACGCGATGAACAAAGGGTTGGCACTTGCAACAGGCGATTATGTATTGTTTTTAAACTCTGGTGACACCTTGTTTGATGCAAACACCCTACACACGATTGTAGCGCAGGGGAATGATGCTGATATTATCTACGGGGAAACGAAATTGGTCGATGAGGGTCGGCATATTGTTGGTGACCGTAGGCACAAAGCGCCGGCGCATTTCGATTGGCGATCTTTTCGTTATGGGATGAATGTTTGCCATCAGGCCATATATGTTAAAAGAAATATCGCCTCTCCGTACGATGCTAACTATCAATTGAGCGCAGACATTGACTGGGTGATTCGCGCAGCGAAGAAGGCAAAAACCACTCAATTTGTAGATGCCGTAGTGGCGAAATATCTGGTGGGCGGAATGTCCCAGAAACGGCATCGACAAAGTTTAATAGAGCGGTACGCTATCTTAAAAAAGCATTACGGCACATTAGCCAATCTATTTAACCATCTGATTATCGCGGGGAGATTAGTATCTTACAGAATCAAACATGGAAAAACAAGAGAATAA
- a CDS encoding sigma-70 family RNA polymerase sigma factor produces the protein MNPELERQFVHLLEEHQNILHKICKLYAADRDAHKDLFQEMVIQLWKAYPTFKGQAKFTTWAYRVSLNTAISLYRVKKRRVETVTWDYAVHNIQYEEYSSEEEDKLSYLYAAVQQLNDIEKALVYMYLEDKDYAEIAETLGVSEVNARVRMNRIKTKLKVILSQRGAL, from the coding sequence ATGAACCCAGAGCTTGAACGACAATTTGTGCATCTGTTGGAGGAACATCAAAATATCCTCCATAAGATCTGTAAGCTATATGCAGCAGATCGCGATGCGCACAAAGATCTGTTTCAAGAAATGGTGATTCAATTGTGGAAAGCATACCCAACTTTTAAAGGACAAGCTAAATTTACTACATGGGCGTATCGCGTATCGTTGAACACGGCGATCTCGCTATACAGAGTAAAAAAGCGACGGGTGGAAACCGTAACCTGGGATTATGCCGTACATAACATACAATACGAAGAGTATAGCTCGGAAGAAGAAGATAAGCTCAGCTATCTATATGCTGCGGTACAGCAGTTGAATGATATTGAAAAGGCATTGGTGTATATGTATCTAGAAGATAAAGATTATGCGGAGATCGCCGAGACACTGGGGGTGAGTGAGGTAAATGCACGTGTTCGAATGAACCGTATTAAAACAAAATTGAAGGTAATACTCAGCCAAAGAGGAGCATTATAA
- a CDS encoding aldose epimerase family protein has protein sequence MTTSPGSIWKACIAPIALAITLSSCNQSANTSKETPVDTVDVGVSTKDFTGLVGQDSVKLYTISNGTITAAITNYGARVVSLIVPDSKGNPVDVVLGYKDLENYTKAGEGFYGAIVGRFGNRIAKGQFKIDGKPYQLELNDGVNTLHGGKTGYYTKVWTVNKVSENSVELHLLSPNGDAGYPGALDVYVTYSITADNGLDIAYRATTDKKTIVNLTNHAYFNLSGEGAETITDHQLMVQADRYTPVDKTLIPTGELATVENTPFDFRTAKAIGEHIDADDAQIKIGGGYDHNFVLNKKDGLQHIATVSSPKTGIQMDILTEEPGLQFYSGNFMDNIQNAKGGKTYGLRSAFCLETQHFPDAPNQASFPSTELAPGETYATQTTYRFNTVK, from the coding sequence ATGACAACATCTCCCGGTTCCATCTGGAAGGCATGCATAGCGCCTATTGCGCTAGCCATTACCCTAAGCTCCTGCAATCAAAGTGCGAATACCTCTAAAGAAACTCCCGTAGATACGGTAGATGTGGGTGTTTCCACAAAAGACTTCACCGGATTGGTGGGCCAAGACTCTGTGAAACTATATACCATAAGCAACGGTACCATTACTGCGGCGATCACTAATTATGGCGCCCGCGTGGTGAGTCTGATCGTGCCCGACAGCAAGGGAAATCCTGTAGACGTTGTGCTAGGTTACAAAGATTTGGAAAATTACACTAAAGCGGGTGAAGGGTTCTATGGTGCCATTGTAGGTCGCTTTGGCAACCGTATTGCAAAAGGACAGTTCAAGATCGATGGCAAACCCTATCAGTTGGAGCTAAACGATGGTGTGAATACACTGCATGGCGGAAAAACAGGTTACTACACCAAAGTGTGGACCGTTAATAAGGTAAGCGAGAACAGCGTAGAATTACACCTTCTATCGCCGAACGGCGATGCAGGATATCCCGGCGCTTTGGATGTATACGTCACGTATAGCATTACAGCCGACAATGGATTGGATATTGCCTACCGCGCTACCACAGATAAAAAGACGATCGTGAACTTAACAAATCACGCTTATTTCAATTTGAGTGGCGAAGGGGCGGAAACCATTACGGATCATCAGCTCATGGTGCAAGCCGATCGGTATACGCCAGTAGATAAAACGCTGATTCCTACCGGAGAATTGGCTACTGTAGAAAACACGCCGTTTGATTTCCGTACAGCAAAAGCCATCGGTGAGCACATCGATGCCGACGATGCCCAAATTAAGATTGGTGGCGGTTACGATCATAATTTTGTGTTAAACAAGAAAGATGGCTTGCAGCATATTGCTACGGTGTCTAGTCCAAAAACGGGCATACAAATGGATATCCTGACGGAAGAGCCTGGTTTGCAGTTTTACAGTGGCAACTTTATGGACAATATCCAAAACGCTAAGGGTGGAAAAACCTATGGTCTTCGGTCGGCTTTCTGCCTAGAAACACAGCATTTTCCAGATGCACCCAACCAGGCTTCATTCCCTTCGACCGAGCTAGCACCGGGAGAGACTTATGCGACACAAACTACTTATCGATTTAATACGGTAAAATAA
- a CDS encoding NUDIX domain-containing protein, translated as MAKYLEQHRVLIAVDCIIFGFDGAELKLLVVQRALEPQVGNWSLMGGFVEKGEDPNHAASRVLYKLTGLKDVYMEQLSVFGRPNRDPVERTISIAYSALINIKEYETQLSDAYRAEWIPLKDVPPLIFDHDEMVAAAKLHLRYKAALHPVLFELLPEKFTIPQIMVLYEQVYNVELDKRNFMRKLRSTGLLVKQADKDKEGSRKGAFYYKLDQETYKDKFSSFLHFIPQP; from the coding sequence ATGGCAAAATATTTAGAACAACACCGAGTACTGATCGCCGTAGATTGTATTATTTTCGGGTTCGATGGTGCGGAGCTAAAGCTACTCGTGGTGCAGCGGGCATTAGAACCGCAGGTCGGTAACTGGAGCTTGATGGGAGGTTTTGTAGAAAAAGGCGAAGACCCCAACCACGCCGCGTCACGCGTACTCTATAAATTGACTGGGCTAAAAGATGTGTACATGGAGCAACTATCGGTATTTGGCAGGCCGAATCGGGATCCAGTGGAGCGAACCATCAGTATTGCGTACTCGGCTTTGATTAATATCAAAGAGTACGAAACGCAGTTGAGCGATGCTTACCGGGCAGAATGGATTCCCTTGAAAGATGTGCCACCATTGATCTTTGATCATGATGAGATGGTCGCTGCAGCAAAATTGCACCTTCGGTACAAAGCGGCTCTACACCCGGTTTTGTTTGAGCTTTTGCCCGAAAAATTTACCATTCCGCAGATCATGGTGCTGTACGAGCAAGTATATAATGTGGAGCTAGATAAACGCAATTTTATGCGCAAATTACGTTCTACGGGTTTGTTAGTGAAGCAGGCAGACAAAGATAAAGAAGGCTCTCGCAAAGGAGCCTTCTATTATAAGCTGGATCAAGAAACCTACAAGGATAAGTTTAGTTCTTTTTTACACTTTATTCCCCAGCCTTAA
- a CDS encoding glycosyltransferase: protein MEQLSPIILFAYNRPEHTQRALEALELNDGAADSILYVFADGAKNVGAEKAVQQVRDVIKREWAFKAVHVTERDRNWGLANNVMDGVGQVMKEHGRAIVLEDDVLFARHTLQYFNEALIRYEKEEQVMHIGGFMYELDRSSLEETFVTRYVASQAWATWSRAWRYFEPNIDQIIAQFNEDKIAAFTFDHTMNFWRTILQQQKGEVDSWAVRWYASVFLKDGLAIEPSQSLIENIGHDGSGVHSGINTMFETSIRSTPITYFPTDLVENPAGYAALRYFFKHRKGNLLQRLYRFAINKLR from the coding sequence ATGGAGCAGCTAAGTCCCATTATTCTTTTTGCCTACAATAGACCCGAACACACCCAACGTGCTTTAGAAGCTTTGGAGCTCAATGACGGAGCTGCAGATAGTATCTTATATGTATTTGCAGATGGTGCAAAGAACGTCGGAGCCGAGAAAGCGGTGCAGCAAGTAAGAGACGTGATTAAACGGGAATGGGCATTCAAAGCGGTGCACGTTACCGAACGAGATCGCAATTGGGGTTTAGCTAATAATGTCATGGATGGGGTAGGGCAGGTGATGAAAGAACATGGTCGGGCAATCGTTTTAGAAGACGATGTACTATTTGCTCGGCATACGCTGCAATACTTTAATGAGGCGTTGATCCGGTATGAAAAAGAAGAACAAGTGATGCACATTGGGGGCTTTATGTACGAACTGGATCGCTCCTCGCTGGAGGAAACATTCGTAACGCGTTATGTGGCGAGTCAGGCTTGGGCAACGTGGTCGCGTGCTTGGCGATACTTCGAACCCAACATTGACCAAATTATAGCACAATTTAACGAAGATAAGATCGCAGCCTTTACCTTTGATCATACGATGAATTTCTGGCGCACGATACTGCAGCAACAAAAAGGAGAAGTAGATTCCTGGGCTGTGCGATGGTACGCCAGCGTTTTCTTAAAAGATGGTTTGGCGATAGAGCCCAGCCAATCGCTCATTGAAAACATTGGACACGATGGTTCAGGTGTTCATTCTGGAATCAATACGATGTTCGAAACCTCCATACGATCTACACCCATTACCTATTTTCCAACAGATTTGGTAGAAAATCCTGCTGGGTATGCCGCACTGCGCTATTTCTTTAAGCATCGGAAGGGAAACTTATTGCAGCGTTTGTATCGGTTTGCCATCAACAAGCTGCGTTAA